GGCCGCGCACCATTGCCCCTCGACGAACGCCAGCGATCCGACCTGCGTACCAGGCCTGAGCGCGATGCCTGGGTGGTCGAGTAGCGCGGCGCACAGGCCTGCGGGGCGCAAAGTGCCCGCGCTGTCGATCACCACCCCGCCGACGTTGAGCGTGAGGCCGAGCTCGTCGCGCGTCTCCTCCGGCTCGATCCACCGGCAAAGCCCGGCCGGGCCGAACTGATCGACGAAGCGGCGCAGCTTGGCCGCCCGGGCCGTGTCGTACGCCGCGTGGAAAACACCGCAGGGCTCCCAGCCAACGCGTGGGTCGCTGCCCCAGCGTTCGCGCAGTTGCTGCTCGACCCGTGCGAACCCGTCGCGCAGCCGCCGCCCGATCGGGTCGTCGCCGTCGCCGACCTTGGGCTGGACAATCGCGACTCGCCGCCGAAGCGTCGGCCACTCCCCCGCCTCCATCGGCTGACGCTCCACCACGGTGACGGCCCAGCCCCGGTCGGCCAGCGCCCGTGCTACGAAGCTGCCCGCCACACCCGCGCCGACCACCAACGCTTCGCGCGGCGCGGCGGCGCTCCGTTTTTGCCCGGCATCGCCAGTCACGTCCGGCATCCGCCCCGCCGTCATGTCGCGCTTGGTCCCAAAGCCCGGCCGCTTCTCGACCGCGAACCCCGCCGCCGCCAGCCCCCGCCGGACCAGGCCCGCCGCGGTGTAGGTCGCCAGTGTCGTGCCCGCGTGCGACAACCGAGCGACTTCGGCGAAAACGGCTGGCGACCACATCCCCGGATTCCGAGCCGGCGTGAAGCCATCAAGAAACCAAGCGTCGCCAGGCGTTTGGCATGTCGCAAGCCCCGACGCGGCATCCCCGACGAGCAGCGTCAACTCGACACGCCCCGCATCAAACACAAGCAGATACGAGCCCGGCGCGCCCGGCGGCTGATACTGCTTGAGCAACTGGTAGGCATAAGGCCGCAGCAGATCCCAGGGCGACAGCGCCTGCCGCATCGTCTCGCGCGACAGCGGGTGCTTCTCGACGGTAACAAACCGCAGCGCCGCCCCACGCGGCGCAAGCTGGTCGAACAACTGCCAGCAGGCGAGGAAGTTCAGCCCGGTGCCAAAGCCCGTCTCCCCGACGGTGAAGGTGTCGCCGGGCGCGAGGCGTTCGAAACGCTGGGCCAGGCGGTTGCCGGTGAGAAAGACATGGGTGGTCTCGGCGAGGCCGCCGGCTTCGGAGAAGTAGACGTCGCCGTAGCGTGGGGCGACGAGTCGGCCGGCGTCGTCGAAGTGTGGCGTGAGGTCACTGGCGTCTTGCATGGGGCCATCGGCTCGGTGGCCGGCACGGCCGAAGGTTGATGAAAGACAGTCCGGCCCACCAATACCCCCGGCAGGATTCGAACCTGCAACCGTCGGCTTAGAAGGCCGATGCTCTATCCAGTTGAGCTACGAGGGCGGCTGTTTCGGCAGTATACCGGGCCAAGAAAATGGTTCGGCGGTGATCCCTGTTGGCTCTGGGGTTTCCCCGATGTATGCTTGCCAGCCGGTTCGCCTGCGCAAAGTGTTGGTTGACTGCAACCTTTTTGTTATAATCATGTAAGCACGGTAGCACGCTGTCGTCCCGTATCCAGTCTGTCAAGGCGGACTGAGCCCGGGAATCCACGCGGCTGCCACAGAAGGTTGGGTGCGACGTTAGGCCGCAGCGTTTGGTTTTGCGGCCACGAAAAGATGCCCAGATAGGACAGGAGTCCGTTTTGTTGAGACCTACCTCCCCCCACACCCGTCGGGGCCAACGCGGTTTTACGCTGATCGAGCTGCTCGTCGTGATCGGGCTGATCGGGGTGCTGATCGCGATCCTCTCGGTTGCACTGCGCGGGGCCAAGGAGAATGCCCGGGCGACCAAGTGCTCGAGCCACCTCCGGCAGATCGGTGTCGCGACCGACGCCTACACCACCGACAACCACTTCTACCTCCCGTACGAAGACCGCGGCGACGAGGCCATGGGCAATGAGTGCTGGGTGGATGCCTTGCAGGACGGCCAGTACCTCGAGGTCGGCGAGACCGATGAATCGCTGCTGGCCTGCCCGAGCGTGGTCAGCGCGAACCCGATTGCCGGGGCCGACCCCGTGATTGAGAGCTACCGCATGAACAGCAAGCTGGCGGAGACCAACCCGCTGGACCCGGACTACAACGGCAGCCCGCACCGCCAGGTCACCCAAATCATCGAGCCCTCGCGCACCGTCGTCTACTTTGATGGTGATGTCGGCGGGGACACGATCTCCTTCAAGGGCCGGTGGCGCGACGGCGACGATGATGTCGCCTACCGGCACAACACCTCGACGATCCTGACGTTCGCCGACTGGCACGTCGAACGGATCACGAAGAAGGAGTTGGACGAGGACTCAGCCGGCAACGACATCATCATCTGGCAGTTGGTGGGCCAGTGGGACCCGAGCCCGTAAACTACGGGCTGACCGCACCGCCCCATCTCACCGGAGTCTCGACTTGCTGATCCAACTGCTCGCGCAGGGCACCGAGTTTTCGTTCTTTGAACAGTTCGCCGCCGAGCTCTCTTCTTCCGAAGGCGAGAAAAACCTTGGGGAGATTTTTCTGCGCCTGGGCTGCGCGGCGCTCGTCGGCTGGGTCATCGGGCTGGGCTACCGCCTCTCGTTCACCGGCAAAAAACTCAAACCCACCATGCACCACACCCTCGTGATGCTCTGCATCGGCGGGGCGCTGGTCTGGCTCGTCGTGGGCAACAACCTCGTCCGCGCCTTCGGCCTCGCGGGCACCATCGGGCTCATCCGATACCGCACCACCGTCCGCGACCCCAAAGACACCACCGTCCTCTTCTTCGCCATGATCCTCGGCATGGCCATCGGGCTGGGCCACTACTCCACCGCGATCGCCGGCTGCCTCTTCGTCTTCGCCGTGCTCGTCATCATGCGTGTGACGCACACCCCGGAACCGCCCAAAACCGACAAGAAAAGCGTCGGCAGCGTCGACCCGCAGGAGACGGACGACACGGGTGAGGCCCTGCCGGACGCAGCACGCGATACCGCTCCGCCCGGCCCGCCCGCTGGCTGACCGCCCGGCTCCGCCCGATCACAATGCCGCGCTGCGCGAAATCGCAAGCCCGACCGCCGCAGGCCCGCTAGGATGGAGCACTTGGCCAAAGCGTTTTGGCCAACTCTATTGCTACACCCACAGCGCTCAACGGGATGCTCCAGGACACCACAGGACGCGGGATCGGCTACCTCAGGCTGTCGCTCACCAAAGCGTGCTCGATGCGCTGTACCTACTGCAGGCCGACCTGGCTCGAACAGCCGCGCGACGAAGCCATGCTCACGCCCGCCGAGCTCGAACAGCTCGCGCGACACCTCGTCTCGAACCACGGACTGCACAAGGTTCGGCTCACCGGCGGCGACCCGACCAGCCGGCCCGAGCTGGTCGAGATCATCCGGCGCATCGCGTCGATCGACGGCATCAACGACCTCGCGATGACGACCAACGGGCTCACCCTCCCGCGCATGGCCGAGCAGTATGCCCGCGCCGGTCTGAAACGCATCAACCTCAGTCTGGACACGCTCGACCCCGAACGCTTCAAACGGATGACGGGCGTGGACGGGCTTCGCCGCGTCCTGAAGGGGCTGGACGCTGCCAAAGCGGCGGGCATCTCGCCGATCAAGATCAACTCAGTCGTGCTGCGCGGCGAGAACGATGCCGATATCCCGGCGATGGTTCGATTCGCGGCCGCCAACGATGTCCCGATCCGGTTCATCGAGCTGATGCCGATGGGCCCGCTCGCGTCGAGCTGGGCCGACCGCTATGTGCCCGAGTCGGAGATGCGGGCCCGGCTCGCGCCGATCGTGCGCGAATCCGAAGATTTGGAGCAAGGCCACGACGCGGCACGCTGCGCGCGAGTGGTACTGGACGACGGGTCGGTGGCAAAGGTCGGGTTCATCACGCCGATGAGCTGCAACTTCTGCGCCCAGTGCAACCGTATGCGCATCGCGGCGGACGGCGCGATCTACCCCTGCCTGATGGACGAGCCCCGTGGGTCGCTGCTCGAGGCGGTGCGCCCGGTATTCGATGGCGACGCGGTCGATGAAGCGATCCGTGCTTCGCTCGAACACAAACAGGCCGAGCACCCGCACGACGGGTTCGTCACGATGACCCACATCGGCGGGTAGCAACACTCACGAAGCAAGCCATGACCGACAAGAAACTCCCCGGCACCTACCGCAAGTTCGTCGCACGCTTCCCCGAGCTGGGCGACACCCACGAGCGCATCGCGCAGGTCGTGCAGGACTGCGGCCCGCTGGATGACAAGGCGTGCTCGCTGATCAAGATCGGCATCTCGCTGGGGGCCGGTCTCGAGTCCGCGGTGCGCAGCCACGTCCGCCGGGCGGTGGAAGCCGGCGCGACCGAACAGGAGATCGAGCAGGCCCTGATGCTCGGCATGAACACCGTCGGCTTCCCGCGTACCGTCGCCGCCTGGAGTTGGGCGCAGGTCCAGTTCGAACGTAATCGCAAAGAACAATCGGCGGGCAAGCCGGCATGACGACGATCACGGTCAAACTCTTCGGCCCGCAGGCCCGGCTCGCGCAGAAGCGTGAAGTCGCCGCGCGATGTACCACCGATGCGCCGACCGCAAGCGAAGTCCTCGCGGCCGTCGCCGAGGCCTGCCCCGCGCTGGCCGAGCACATTGGTAACAGCAAGCTAGCGGTGAACCATGAACTGGTGAAGCCCGCCGACCCCGTCTGCGCGGGCGATGAGGTCGCCGTGATCGGGATGCTGGGGGGCGGGTAAGCGATGTCGCAGGCGGCAACACAGGTCGAGGTGCAGCTCTCCGAGGGCCCGCTGGGTGCGGCGATCCAGTGGCGGCCGACGGGTGCGGGTGCCGTGGTGCAGTTCGAGGGCGTCGTTCGGCCCACCGAGTCGGGCCGGGCGCTGCGCGGGCTGACGTATGAAAGTTATGAGCCGATGACCCGCCGGATGCTCCGCGATCTCGGTCGCGACATCGTGCAGCAGCACACGCTCACCGCGCTGCGTGTCGAGCACAGCGTCGGCTTTGTTGCGAACCACGACGTGTCGTTCCGGCTCTACGTCGCGGCCGCGCACCGTAAGGCCGCGCTCGGCGCGATGGATGCATTCATCGACCGCATGAAGCAGGATGTCCCGCTATGGAAGGTGCCCGAGTGGGGGCTTGGTGATGGCTGATGCCGCACATCCGGATGCTGCCGTGCGGGCGTGGGCGGATCGTTGCGAGCCCGTCGCGACAGAGCCAGTCGCGATCGACCACGCGGCCGGTCGTGTGCTCGCCGAGCCGATCCACGCCGACCGCGACAGCCCGGCCCACGACGTCTCGGCGATGGACGGCTACGCGGTGCGGCTGTCGGACTTCGACGACGCGGGCCGACTGCCCGTCGCGGGGGAAGTCACGACCGGCGCTGCGCCGCCCGACCTGCTGCCGGGCCATGCGCTGCGCATCTTCACTGGCGGATGTGTGCCCAGTCAGGCCGAGCTTGTCATCAAGCGTGAAGACGTCGCCGAGACACGCGAGCTGATCGAGCTCAATGTCACGCGTGAATCACTCAAGCCCGGCCAGCACATCCGACGCCGCGGCGAAAACGCGAAACAGGGCGACGAAATCGTAGCCGCCGGGGCTGCGATGACCCCCGCCGTGGTCGGCGCCGCCGCGAGCTTCGGGGCCTGTACGCCCGGCGTGTACCGCAAAGTACGCGTCGGCCTGCTCATCACCGGCGACGAGTTACGCGCGCCCGACGACCGGCCCGAGCCGTGGCAGATCCGCGACAGCAACGGCCCGGTGATTGCCGCCATGCTCCAAGGCGTGCCGTGGCTCGATGTTTTCGCCACCGAGCGCGGCAACGACAACCCGAAGCAACTCACCGCGCAGCTCGGCGGGCTGCTCGAACAGTGCGACGCGGTCATCACCACCGGCGGCGTGTCGATGGGCGACCACGACTACATCCCCGCCGTGGTCCGCGCGGTCCGCGGCGAAGTGGCGTTCCACAAACTCCCCGTCCGCCCCGGCAAGCCGATGCTTGGCGCGACCGGGCCCAACGGCCAGGCGATCCTCGGGCTCCCCGGCAACCCGGTCTCCGCAATGGCCACGCTCCGGCGCTTCGGCAACGCGGCGCTGCGCCGGCTTGCAGGATTTACGCAGTCCATGACACCCGCAGGAATAATCGAATGCGGTGAGCCCATCGCCAACCCGACCGCGCTGTGGTGGTTCCGCCTTGCCAAGATCAACGACAAGGGGTTCGCCGAGTGTGTCGCGACGCGTGGGTCGGGCGATTTGGCCTCGGCCGCGCGGAGCGACGGGATACTCGAAGTCCCGCCGGGTACGATGGACGCGACACGCCTTGTGTTTCACCCATGGACCCTGGGCTGATCGACCATCATGCACCCCCCCCCACCCCCCGAACCCGGCACCGACTCCCCCGCACTGTCGCATGTCGATGCGCAGGGCAGAGCGCGCATGGTCGATGTCGGCGACAAAGATATCACCAGGCGAACCGCGATCGCACGCGGCCGGGTACGTATCAGCGACGCGCTCGCACAGCGTATCGCCGCGAACGACCTGGCCAAGGGTTCGTTGCTCGACGTCGCCCGCCTCGCCGGGGTGATGGCGGCCAAGCGCACGGACGAGCTGATCCCGCTGTGCCACTCGCTCCCGCTCGACCATGTCGATGTTGTTGCGCATGTTGAAGGCAATTATGTCCATCTCGAAGCGACCACCTCTGTTTCCGCACGCACCGGGATCGAGATGGAGGCGCTCACAGCCGTGAGTGTCGCAGCACTGACGGTCATCGACATGGGCAAAGCCGTCGACCCCGCGATGGTGATCGAAGAGGTCAAGCTCATCGAGAAGCGCGGCGGGCGTCGCGGCACGGTTCGGCCACACGACCAACCTGACGGTGGTGTCCATGGCTAAGCCCGCCCCACTCCACCCGCCGATGCGTGTCGCGGTGCTGACCGTGAGCGACCGCTGCTCACGCGGCGAAACCGAAGACACGACCGGCCCCGCCGTCGCGGCGTTGTGCCGTGTCGCACTCGACGCCGAAGTGGTCGCCACGCAGTGCGTCCCCGACGAGGTCGAAGCGATCCGTGGCGCGATCCTCGGCTGGGCCGACGCGGGCAACACACCCACTCCGCGCGAGCGCCTCGACCTGATCCTCACTGCGGGCGGCACCGGCCTCGCGCCGCGCGATGTCACACCCGAGGCCACCGCCCCACTGCTTGAACGCCGACACCCGGCCCTGCTCGAACTCGCACGGCTGCGCTGCTACGAGATCACGCCGCGCACCTTCCTCTCGCGCGGCGAAGCCGGCACGGTGGGTCAAACGCTCGTCATCAACCTGCCCGGCTCCAAACGCGGCGCAACCGAGATGCTCGCCGCGGTCGCCGACATCCTCCCCCACGCCATCGACACCCTGCGCGGCGACGTGCAGGACGACGGCCGACCCGACGCCGAGCCGAGCACCGGCAAAGTCGTCAGACATAGCGACTAACCATGCCTCCGACGCAGCCGCCCGAATCCGACTCGTTGCGAAACGATGCGCCCCCGGCGTACATCCTCGCCGGCGGCCGGAGCGTGCGCTTCGGCAGTGACAAGGCCCGCGCGGTGGTCGAGGGCCAAACGCTCATCGCGCATGTCGCGCATGCGGTGTCCCAAGTCGCGCGTTCAGTCACCGCCGTTGCACAAGACGCCGGCCACTATGCGGACCTCGGGCTCGCGACGATCGCCGACGCCGCCGCAGACAACGGCCCGGTGCAGGGCCTGCTCGCCGCACTCATCCACCGTATCGAAACGCACGGCCACGGCTGGCTCCTCCTCGCCGCGTGCGACATGCTTGTTGCAGACGACTCGCCGTACAACACATTGCTCGCCGCGCTCCAAGTCGTGCCCAAAGACTGCCAGGTGGTCGCCTTCCGCACCGACCGCTGGCACCCGATGCCGGGGCTCTACCACACGGCGATGCTCCCGATTGTCGCGGCGTTCCTCGCGGACGGCGGCCGTGCGTTTCAAGACCTGCTCAACCACCCCGCGCTCGCCGCCTTCGCACCGCACACGCAGACCGACCCGCTCGCCAAACTCGTCCACGCCAACACCCCCGACCAGCTCCGCACGGGCTTGCGACAGCGAGACGACCCCACACAAACGAATCCGGCCGACCCCACATGACCCAGCCCGATGACAACCCGGCCGTCCGCAAGATCCAGATGCAGCGCTGGTCACAGGGCGGCTCGACCCCGACCACCGACGAGCTCGCGGTCGAGGAGCCGCTCGAAATCCGCGTGCGCGGCCGAGCGGTGAGCATCACGATGCGCACGCCCGGCCACGACGACGAGCTCGCGCTCGGGTTCCTCTTGTCCGAAGGGCTCATCCGGTCGGCGGACGATGTCAGCCGGGTCGATCCCTGCGTCCGCGCGGCCGAGGGCAACGTCATCAACGTGTTCCTCGCGCCGCACGTCGCGGTTGATTTCGACAAGCTCACCCGGCACGTCTTCGCCTCCTCAAGCTGCGGCGTCTGCGGCAAAGCGAGCATCGACGCGATCCGCATCGGCTTCTCTTCGGTGTCCTCGGAGGCAACGTTCAGCGCGGAGACGATCCAGCGCCTCCCGGAGGCGCTGCGCGACGAACAATCCACCTTCGACCGTACCGGCGGGCTGCACGCGGCGGCGCTGTTCGATCCTGACGGAAACCTGATCGTGCTTCGCGAAGATGTGGGCCGGCACAACGCGGTCGACAAGGTACTGGGCTGGGCGATCCGTCAGCCGGGCCTGGCACTAGGAGAGCACGGCCTGATGGTCAGCGGGCGGGCGTCGTTTGAAATCGTCCAGAAGGCCTTGGCCGCGGGGCTGCCGCTGATCGCGGCGGTGTCGGCACCGTCATCGCTCGCGGTCGAGCTCGCCCACGACAGCGGCCAGACCCTGGTCGGCTTCCTGCGCCCGGGCCGGATGAACATCTACACCCACGCGAGCCGGGTCGTGTAGCTTTCGAGGTTGCGGGGTTGGTCGCCGTCCGCTGGCGGGCATAAGATAGGTCGAGCCGCGCGTAGCTCAGTAGGATAGAGCAATGCTTTCCTAAAGCATAGGTCGCAGGTTCGAGCCCTGCCGTGCGGATTGCTTGGCTGCGTCGTGAGGTCGGACGTCGCGCGGGCCCTTCTGCGAGTGACATTGCCGCGTCGGGTAGATGCCCGAAACAGCGGGAGACTACACGATGATTCGGAGTCTTATAATTTATGTAGACCCGAGATTCGCCTTATAGATGCGGGCTATCAGCCCGATACGTGAGACTAGAGCCGTATTGTTCCAGGAGCTAGAGGATGCCATCGACACACACCTTCGTAGTAAGCGCCGTGGCCGTCGCCTTAGCCGCGGCGGTCGGCTGCAATAGGTCATCTGACAACCCGGACGACGAAGCAACGACACCGCCCACCGGACAAACGTCGGCACAGGGTACGACGCTGCCCGGTGGCGGCATCGAGACATTCGCGCTGGCCGACCGCTCCGCGCCGGGCGACACGCTCTTTACCCGGCTGGACTCTGCGGCGACGGGTGTCGACCTGGTCAACATGCTCGACATCGACTACCCGCGCGACTTCCTCTACAACTCCGGCTTCGCCTGCGGCGGGATCTCGATCGGCGACATTAATGGCGACGGCAAACCCGACCTGTTCTTCTCGCGCGGCCGAGCCGGCAATGTGCTCTACCTCCAGCGCGACTCGATGCGGTTTGAGGATGTAACCGACCAGGCCGGCGTCGCGGGCGGCCCGGACGACTGGGCGAGCGGATCGACCCTCGTGGATATCGACAACGATGGTGATCTGGACATCTATGTCTGCAACTATGACGCGCCCAACCAGCTCTTCATCAACCCCGGCCAGGAGGGCGCAGCTTTTGAAGAAGCCGCCGAGTCCTGGGGGCTCGCGATTGTCGATGCCTCGTTGACGCCGGCTTTCGCGGACTACGACCATGACGGCGACATGGATGTGTACATCCTGACCAACCGGTACACCGACCCGGACGGCCGACCGACCGACCCGCCGATACGGATGGTGAATGGTCGGCCCGAGGTGCTGGCCGAGTACGAGCAGTTCTATTATCTGCGGCAGATCGGGGCGCAGAACTGGACGATCGAGGAAGGCGGACGGGCCGACCACCTGCTGCGCAATGACGACGGCCGGTTCGTTGATGTCACGGCCGAGGCCGGCATGGGCGGCGTCCGTGGGCACGGCCTGTCTTCAACCTGGTTTGATTTCGACGGCGATGGCTGGATCGACCTGCATGTCGGAAACGACTACACCGACGCCGACCGTCTCTATCGCAACAACGGCGACGGGACATTCACCGACGTGGTCGCCGACGCCATGCCCTTCACATCCTGGTCGACGATGGGCGCGGACGCGGGCGACCTGGATGGCGACGGCCGTCTGGACTTTATGACCGCCGACATGGCGAACACCACGCACTACAAGTCCAAGGTCTCGATGGGGGAGATGGGCGATCGGCAGTTCTTCCTGGAGACCGCCTGGCCCCGGCAGATCATGCGCAACGTCGTCTACATGAACACCGGTACCGGGCGATTCGCCGAGGCGGGGTTCCTCAGCGGGCTGGCCAAGTCCGACTGGACCTGGGCGGTGAAGATCGCAGACTTTGATAACGACGGGCTCAACGACGTCTATCTCACCAACGGCATGGCGCGGAACTTCTCGAACGCCGACCGGGTCATCACCGACGAGATGCGAGTAGGCCAGACCGAGTGGGAGATGTGGGAAGATACGCCGCCGCTGACGGAAGCCAACCTCGCGTTCCACAACCTTGGCGACATGCACTTCGAAAAGGTCGCCCAGGCATGGGGGCTCGGCCATGTCGGCATGAGCTACAGCGCCGCGACGGCCGACCTTGACGGCGACGGGGACCTGGACCTCGTTGTCAACAACCTCGACGAGCCCAGCCACATTTATCAAAACAACAGCGCCCAAGGCCACCGCGTCGTGATCGAACTCATCGGCTCACAAAGCAACCGCTACGGCGTCGGCGCGGTGGTACACGTGACCACCTCGGGCGGCAGGCAGGTCCGGCAGATGATGCCGGCGACAGGGTTCCTCTCGACCAACGACACGAAGCTGCACTTCGGGCTGGGCGAGGCCGACACGATCGAAACACTCAGCGTCCACTGGCCCAGCGGCCAGGTGCAGCGTTTCGACAGCATCGCGGCAGACCAACGCCTGGTGATTACCGAGCCGACACAGGCCGATGACGCCTCGCGACCGACACCCACCGAGCCGCCTGCTCGCCCGCTGCTGGCGAGCCGTGACCTGATCGAGATCGGGCTGCTCTACGCCCACCGCGAGACGGACTACGACGACTTCGCGGTCCAGCCGCTGCTGCCCGGCAGGCTGTCGCAGCTCGGCGGCGGCGTCGCGGTCGGGGATATCGATGGCGACGGCCATGACGACATCTACCTCTGTGGGCCCGCCGGCCGGGCCGGGTCGCTCCGGGTCTGGCGCGATGGGCGATACGAGCAGGTATCGGGCCCCTGGCAGCGGCACTTTGCGGGCGAAGAGATGGCCGCGCTGATGCTTGATGTCGATGGCGATGGCGACCGCGACCTGCTCGTCACGGCCGGCAGCTACGAGCTCCCGCGCGGCGCTGAGTCGCAGCGCGACCGGCTCTACCTCAACGACGGGGCCGGCGCATTCACCTACGCCGAGGACGCCCTGCCGATCCTCGGCGAAGTCAGCGGCCCCGCCGCCGCGGCCGACTTTGACGGCGACGGCGACCTCGACCTCTTCATCGGTGCACGCACCGTGCCGGGCGAGTACCCCACAACGCCTGTCAGCCGGCTGCTGCGAAACGATGGCGGGACGTTCAGCGATGTCACCGCGTCGCTCGCCCCCGAACTCGCTACCGTCGGGATGGTCACCGGCGCGGCCTGGGCCGACACCGACGACGACGGCCGGCCCGACCTGCTGCTGTCGCTCGACTGGGGCCCGATCAAACGCTTTGCCAACACCGAAGCAGGGCTCGTAGACCGTACGCAGGATGCTGGTCTCGCAGGCCGGCTCGGGTGGTTCAACAGCGTGACGCCCTGCGACACCGACGGCGACGGCGACATCGACCTCGTCGCCATGAACTACGGGCTCAACACCAAATACGGCCACCCCTCCCCCGACTACCTTTCGCACATCTTCTACGGCGACTTCAACGGCGACGGCACCCGTAACCTTGTCGAGGCCAAGCCCGGCCAGGACCACGACCTGCTCCCCGTGCGCGGGTTCAGCTGATCGCGCCGCGCGATCTCGGCCGTGGGCCGAGACTTTGACACCTACCACGACTTCGCCTCTTCCAACCTCGACGAAATCTACGACCCCGACGACCTCGCATCGTCGCTGCACCTGACCACCAACTGTCTGGAAAGCGGCATCTACCGCAACAACGGGGATGGCACGTTTACCTGGCAGACGTTGCCACGCATGGTCCAGCAGTCG
The sequence above is a segment of the Phycisphaeraceae bacterium D3-23 genome. Coding sequences within it:
- the fdhD gene encoding formate dehydrogenase accessory sulfurtransferase FdhD; amino-acid sequence: MTQPDDNPAVRKIQMQRWSQGGSTPTTDELAVEEPLEIRVRGRAVSITMRTPGHDDELALGFLLSEGLIRSADDVSRVDPCVRAAEGNVINVFLAPHVAVDFDKLTRHVFASSSCGVCGKASIDAIRIGFSSVSSEATFSAETIQRLPEALRDEQSTFDRTGGLHAAALFDPDGNLIVLREDVGRHNAVDKVLGWAIRQPGLALGEHGLMVSGRASFEIVQKALAAGLPLIAAVSAPSSLAVELAHDSGQTLVGFLRPGRMNIYTHASRVV
- a CDS encoding CRTAC1 family protein; this translates as MPSTHTFVVSAVAVALAAAVGCNRSSDNPDDEATTPPTGQTSAQGTTLPGGGIETFALADRSAPGDTLFTRLDSAATGVDLVNMLDIDYPRDFLYNSGFACGGISIGDINGDGKPDLFFSRGRAGNVLYLQRDSMRFEDVTDQAGVAGGPDDWASGSTLVDIDNDGDLDIYVCNYDAPNQLFINPGQEGAAFEEAAESWGLAIVDASLTPAFADYDHDGDMDVYILTNRYTDPDGRPTDPPIRMVNGRPEVLAEYEQFYYLRQIGAQNWTIEEGGRADHLLRNDDGRFVDVTAEAGMGGVRGHGLSSTWFDFDGDGWIDLHVGNDYTDADRLYRNNGDGTFTDVVADAMPFTSWSTMGADAGDLDGDGRLDFMTADMANTTHYKSKVSMGEMGDRQFFLETAWPRQIMRNVVYMNTGTGRFAEAGFLSGLAKSDWTWAVKIADFDNDGLNDVYLTNGMARNFSNADRVITDEMRVGQTEWEMWEDTPPLTEANLAFHNLGDMHFEKVAQAWGLGHVGMSYSAATADLDGDGDLDLVVNNLDEPSHIYQNNSAQGHRVVIELIGSQSNRYGVGAVVHVTTSGGRQVRQMMPATGFLSTNDTKLHFGLGEADTIETLSVHWPSGQVQRFDSIAADQRLVITEPTQADDASRPTPTEPPARPLLASRDLIEIGLLYAHRETDYDDFAVQPLLPGRLSQLGGGVAVGDIDGDGHDDIYLCGPAGRAGSLRVWRDGRYEQVSGPWQRHFAGEEMAALMLDVDGDGDRDLLVTAGSYELPRGAESQRDRLYLNDGAGAFTYAEDALPILGEVSGPAAAADFDGDGDLDLFIGARTVPGEYPTTPVSRLLRNDGGTFSDVTASLAPELATVGMVTGAAWADTDDDGRPDLLLSLDWGPIKRFANTEAGLVDRTQDAGLAGRLGWFNSVTPCDTDGDGDIDLVAMNYGLNTKYGHPSPDYLSHIFYGDFNGDGTRNLVEAKPGQDHDLLPVRGFS